One part of the Vicia villosa cultivar HV-30 ecotype Madison, WI unplaced genomic scaffold, Vvil1.0 ctg.000828F_1_1, whole genome shotgun sequence genome encodes these proteins:
- the LOC131631459 gene encoding transcription factor bHLH62-like, producing the protein MENQFFSNNNLHFEQSHPTWQSLSLSSDQQQQNNQDCLYTPTDQCVHQFDSALSSMVSSPAASNSNMSNENFVIRELIGKLGNIGNCSDEISHTLVAASSYINSNNNTSCYNTPLNSPPKLSIQNMSLNSTVAELSTDPGFAERAAKFSCFGSRSFNGRTSTQLSQSQRSTPLMENGKLSRVSSSPSLKELGSQSQIGTQENIHDPIEVNNSQEESTISENGNKPSPYVNSRKRKASSKGKTKENSTSSNPPMACEVGEDSNSKRMKTSEGEKVENGKVKAEEESKGGANSNDGGDEKQNKSNSKPPEAPKDYIHVRARRGQATDSHSLAERVRREKISERMKLLQDLVPGCNKVTGKALMLDEIINYVQSLQRQVEFLSMKLASVNTRVDFSIESLISKDMFQSNNSLAHPIFSQDSSAPSFYGQQHQQNPAIHNNISNGTVPHNSLDPLENALCQNLGMHLSSLNGFHEAASQYPLAFSEDDLHTIVQMGFGQTDNRKTPIQFQNLNGTNQLPL; encoded by the exons ATGGAAAATCAATTCTTTTCAAACAATAATCTTCATTTTGAACAATCACATCCAACATGGCAATCACTTTCACTTTCATCAGACCAACAACAACAGAATAATCAAGATTGTTTATATACACCAACAGATCAATGTGTTCATCAATTCGATTCCGCACTTAGCTCAATGGTATCTTCACCAGCAGCTTCCAACTCCAACATGTCAAATGAAAACTTTGTCATAAGAGAATTGATTGGAAAATTGGGAAACATTGGTAATTGTTCTGATGAGATCTCACACACTTTGGTTGCTGCAAGCTCTTACATCAATAGCAATAACAATACTTCATGTTACAACACCCCTTTAAACTCTCCTCCTAAATTGAGCATTCAAAACATGAGTTTGAATTCGACGGTTGCCGAATTATCAACTGATCCTGGTTTTGCTGAAAGAGCTGCAAAATTCTCTTGCTTTGGAAGTAGAAGTTTCAATGGAAGAACATCAACACAATTGAGTCAAAGTCAAAGATCTACTCCATTGATGGAAAATGGAAAACTCTCTAGAGTTTCAAGTAGTCCATCATTGAAAGAACTTGGATCTCAATCTCAAATTGGTACTCAAGAGAACATTCATGATCCAATTGAAGTTAACAATTCACAAGAAGAATCAACGATCTCCGAGAATGGTAACAAACCTTCTCCTTATGTGAATTCAAGGAAAAGAAAAGCATCATCCAAAGGAAAAACCAAAGAAAATTCAACTTCTAGTAACCCTCCAATG GCTTGTGAAGTTGGTGAAGATTCAAATTCAAAGCGCATGAAAactagtgaaggtgaaaaagttGAAAATGGTAAAGTAAAAGCAGAGGAAGAGTCAAAAGGAGGTGCAAATAGTAATGATGGAGGTGATGAAAAACAGAATAAGAGTAACTCAAAACCTCCTGAGGCTCCAAAGGATTACATTCATGTCAGAGCAAGAAGAGGTCAAGCTACTGACAGCCATAGTCTTGCAGAAAGA gTAAGAAGGGAGAAAATAAGCGAAAGAATGAAACTTCTGCAAGATCTCGTACCAGGTTGCAATAAG GTAACTGGAAAAGCACTTATGCTTGATGAAATAATAAACTATGTTCAATCATTGCAGCGACAAGTTGAG tTTCTATCTATGAAATTGGCTTCTGTCAACACAAGGGTGGATTTTAGTATTGAAAGCCTAATATCAAAAGAT atGTTTCAATCAAATAATTCTTTGGCACACCCAATATTCTCTCAAGATTCCTCAGCACCATCCTTTTATGGGCAACAACACCAGCAAAATCCAGCAATCCACAATAACATTTCTAATGGAACTGTGCCCCACAACTCATTGGACCCATTAGAAAATGCTTTATGCCAAAACCTTGGCATGCACTTATCTTCACTCAATGGATTCCATGAAGCTGCCTCTCAG tATCCATTAGCATTCTCTGAAGATGACCTCCACACAATTGTTCAAATGGGATTTGGACAAACTGACAATAGAAAAACACCAATACAATTTCAGAATTTGAACG GCACAAATCAACTACCCCTATGA